Genomic window (Candidatus Dormiibacterota bacterium):
CTGGGCCGCCTCCGGGGCCGCGAGCACGTCCTCGAGCCGCCGGTAGGTCGCCTCCCAGAGTGGCAGCGCGCGGGTCAGGGCGGCGTGGCCCGCCGGGGTCAGCGCCACCAGCCGGCTGCGCCGGTCGCCGGCCGAGGTGAGCATCACCAGGCGGCGGCGCTGGAGCACTGCGAGGTTCCGGCTCAGGGTGGTGGCGTCGGTCACCACCTCGTCGGCGAGGTCGCACACCCGCACCGCTCCGAGCAGCCGCAGCGCCACCAGCAGGGTGAACTGGGTGGCGTGGAGCCCCACCGGGCGGAGCGCGTCATCGAACAGCTGGGTGACCGAGCGCGAGGCCTTGCGCAGCGCGAAGCACGGACAGGAGGCCGCCACCGTCTGGCACGCCACGACCGGCGCAC
Coding sequences:
- a CDS encoding MarR family winged helix-turn-helix transcriptional regulator, which produces MATDECAPVVACQTVAASCPCFALRKASRSVTQLFDDALRPVGLHATQFTLLVALRLLGAVRVCDLADEVVTDATTLSRNLAVLQRRRLVMLTSAGDRRSRLVALTPAGHAALTRALPLWEATYRRLEDVLAAPEAAQLLGGLDALTRLAVSARQERR